The sequence ATTCGATAGTTTAACTGTTGAACACAAGGTTGTTCCTCCACTACTGGAAAGTCCAAACTGCAGTGTCTGATTTATCTGCACTGGAAGGTTTGCATTTCCACATCACATGTTTGTAATTTGAACATTGGACCACGAGTGGGTTTCCAAACTATGACCTGACAACCCAGTCAAAATGTCTCTTGTGTTTCATATATAGAATACCAACATTTAATACATGGCTAATTTTAAGCAATAATGTAGCTGCACGCAGCTGTAAGGACATCTTGACTCATTTATCAATGTGCAATATTGGTTAGCAATAATAAGCTCTCGTGTGAAAACACTTTATATAATTGTTTAACTTTTGTCCATTAGCACCAACTTCCACTTATGTATCCTCACGTCGGCCTATAGTTGTTAATAAATACGTTAATATTGAAATCTGCCTACAACTGTGAATTAAATTTGTATGCTGCCTATGGGTGCTTAATAAAAGTAAAGACTTACTATGTATTACTATATCTCAAGCTGCCCCAgagccacagaaacacaaaaccagtTCCAGTAAACTGGATGTCATGTGTGAAATTGGTGGAGTGGCCCTTTCAGGCTAAGATCTGTGGCTGAAGATCAACTTCAGAGGCTTTTAGGAAATGAGACATTTGATAACGTATTTaattattcagatttttttctggGGTCAGTCGGGTTGAAGCAGGACCAAAATATAAGTTGAGGCATTGGCGACAGTTGCTCCACATGCTATAAGTGGACACTGGGTCCTTGTTGTCAGGGTACAGTTGGGTGAAATGTGAACCCGGGGGCGTGGGGGGGGCAAAGCCTGACAGTTTCTGACCCCAGCAGGAGCAGGACAATCACAGCTGAATTCCAGACATTCTGCTGGAAGCCCCCTTGTTACCATCAGAGCTGTTAACACTGTCCCTGCGTCTGCAGCACACTCAGGTCTGTCTGCTTTCTATAATCTCAAACTTCCACAAGCACTTTCAGCATAAATCATCAGGCGTGTTACATGACAGCATGACAAACAGCCTTGTCAAAATAAGAGCATGCACTGTTTCCGGGCAGAAACGTCTGCTCGGGGGAGATTTTGGTCATCTGTCCATAACTCACAGAGACGCTGACaagttaaaaaagagagagacgtTTCCACAACAGCAGACACTGcaaatattttgttcctttgaAATAAGATCCCAAAGATTTCCTTCACTGATGGCAGATTGTCATGTTGACACGATTGCGGTTTCCTTTCAACAAGCACCCACAGGCATGGAAGGAGGGGAAAGTCTTTTCATGTGCAGCAGACCTACCACATCAACAGAAGAGATGCCAAGTGTTGCcctgtgttcagtgtgttgagTGGACGTGAATGATTACAGCTGAGGTTACATTAAGCATTCTGTAGTGGGAACAAAAATATCCCCTAAACCTTTCAAAAACTAGCAGGTGACTATAGGACATCTATTAGTGACCATGTGCTGAGATAATTGTACTAAATATAAAGCAAATAACTATCAACTGTACAGCTGAAATCAGAACAATGCCACCACCTTGTGGCCAAACACGTGACACCAAAAAAATAACACTGAGGTAAAAGATATTCAAATAGATTTCCAGATTATTCTCAAATTAATTTTCCACTCATTGGTTTAACGTAGGACAAACAAGTAACAGACAAGTTGTAAAGTTGTAGCAGGCAGTGCCGGCAAACTTACTCagtgtgttttatatattgttatacAGAATGTATCACAGTATTTTACCTGTTGGAGACAGTGACTATAGCTGATTTATTAATTACCCCCTTtccagtttgtttgttggtatGTCAAACTACTAAATCGATTTCCAAGAAACTTGCTGCAAGGATGTGGGACCAGAGAGAAAACATTACATGTCAGTATTTTCCACTTTCATTTAACCAACTAACTTCACACCAACCAGGTGTTTGCatcaaaagaagaaataatataaacaccatacctttaaaaaacagaactaAGCTCCCTTAAATAAAATCATGTTTGCTATCAAGAATTTGGCTGATAAATTCTaataatattaaacatgaaATCCTTAGTCTCAAAGCTGATGTATTAATAGATTAAATGGTGgatgcaaacaaaacaagataaaaaaatgcaattagATTTTACTTAgaattgaaaacattttaacacacaTACTGCAGTAGATGCTGAAAAAATACAAGTCTTAGCAAGTAACTGCTCAGCAAAATAATTTGTACAAACAGTTATTTACACTTGGCTTGACATGGCTTCAAAAGGTATTGAACCTCACACTGCTTTGGGCAAATAGTGCTAGTTTACTTTTTCTGCAGAAAATCGTACCATGTTCATACATTAGTTTGTACAAAACAGGCTTGACACCTCACAATGGTACATTTCACATGCAGCTTTTACATTCATGCGCCTTCTTACAAGTGCCTCCTACTCCTGTAACTCGATTACTTCGGATTTTGGTTCATTGATTTCAGAATTCATGCCCGGTAAAGTAGTTCTCCTACGAGCGGCAGTCTCGATCTTCTGCACCAGCTCCACATCCCACGGATGAGTCACCAGGCTGAGCACTTCCCCATCCTCCACCCCACCTGCTCTCCCCACTCTCCCTGCCCTGTGGATGTAGTCAGTGTGGGATTCTGGGAAGTCATAATTGACAACCAAGCGCACACGCGATGTGTCCAGGCCGCGAGAGGCAATGTCTGTGCAAATCAGCACATCCACCGCGCCCTTCTGGAAGGAATGGAAGATCCCTGCACGCACGGCGGCGGGCATCTCCCCTTGAAGACGTAAATGCTTAACCCCCATCTCCTCCAGCGAGTAGCCCAACCAGTTGACGGTGGCAgacttgttgcagaacaccagAACAGCCCCCCCTCCTTTGTCTTGTTGGAGCAGTTTCAGGGCTTGGTGGAGCTCTAGGACTTTGTCCTCACCCTTCACCTTCAGGAAGGTCTGTTTGACGTGCGGCATGAGGAAGTGCAGCATCTTGCTCTTGATGACCACCATGCTGCCGAGATCAGTCACCTTGCTAAGAACTTCTCCGACACCACCGGGGAAAGTGGCCCCCACCACCAGCAGCTGGGCTTTGCGTCCGGGGCCCTTTGCTTGCTTGGGATTGCTGGCGATGTTTGCGTAGCTCAGAATGCTCTCCAGCATCTCAGAGAAGCTGGGGTCGAACATGGTGTCGGCCTCGTCCACCACAAAGAAGCTCAGCTCACCAAAGTCCAGGCAGCGTCTCCGCAGGGCCTTGACCAGAGCCCCTGGGGTGGCCACCAGTATATCTGGGTGATTGTTCTTGAAGACCACCTTGATGTTTCCCACACCTCGCCCGCCACCCAGAGTTCTCGTCAGCAAGCCGAATGGGGCGCACAGGGTCCGGCACACCGCGGCCACTTGCTCCGCCAGCTCCCTGGAGGGCACGAGAACCAGGGTGTGAATTTTGTGCAAGCTCCCCGCGTACACCTGTGACTCCTTTTCCACCTGCAGTCTGTGAATGGCCGGCAGGAGGTAAGTCAGAGTTTTACCACTGCCCGTCTCTGCGGCACAAAGGATATTGTGACCCATCATGACCTTTGGGatggtctgctgctgcacagtggtGGGATGGGTGATGTTGACACCGTGCAGCGCTTCCACCAGCTCCCTGCAGAGGTGGAGGTTGTTAAAGGTCACAGATTCTTTCTGTTCTGCGTCGTCCTGGACGGTGACACAGGGAGCGACGGTCCTGGTGTTGTTGATGGTGAAGTAGTCGCCGAACGACTTGGGATGTTTCCATCCTTTAGAGCAGAGGCGAGGCTGCTCAAACTTGCCGAGCTGGTACCCCGCAGACTGGTTCAGGTCCGGGTTCCTGCTCCGGATCAGGAGCTTGCCCGCCCGGATGGTGCTGATCTTGTTCTTGCTTCGTGTCTGCTTCACGCTGTCAACGAGCTTCTGCATGGAGCGAGGCACACGGATGACTGCGATCTCCTCTGAAGAGGCTGTCCGACAGAAGCGAGCGTGAGCGACAGAGCAAACAACACGACAGCGAGCAGCGAGGAGCTGAGGGGACGAGATCCTGCCCGAGCAGAGAGCCACGGAGGCGACCTTCACACACTGCGTCATGGCGCTCCACCGGCTCGATATCCGCTTCGTCAGCGCATACATACAAGAATGGTCGACTCACACGTGGAGGTGGTGTCAGTTCAATTCACTGGGAAACTTTCTATACGGAAAGAAAACCCCGTAAGCCCGTTAGCATCTGCTGCCGCCTGTCACCTAAGTCGCCATGCTTCTTCGGCGAGTGTGGATGACGTGAAGTGGGCGTGGAGTGATGACGTATGAGGAAACGCAACAtgaatattataaattatagAACATACAAACCATACATTTGTGGCAATGTCCTTGACGAGATCCGTGTGATAAGCTCACTGTCATCTCTCTTACATAATCATTATTGTTAATGTGGTTTATCAGGAGATCTTAATTTACCCTCAAATttctaaaacatgttttaaccTTTTACATACAAAGTTGTTAGTTATATAAGTTATATTGGCGCTAACCTTACTGGCAATTtgtatcattttgttttattttatttttaaccttttcTAAACTGTAACATTTCTATTCTGATATTATTGTTGCCTAATGattgtaatatttaatttgtaaagcaTATTGTATAATATcattactactactaataataataataacgagaGACactagtgtgagtgaatttattataattaattaccagatggaaagaaaaaatatgacTGGATGCAAATAATTACATAACTgattaatatacaaataaattcagCTATATATAAACAAGAAAATtacataaatattatattataaatgtatttcatagCTTCAGTTAGGCCACTGCTGACTTTGCCTGACtttccccgagcgccgtacatggtcactcactgctctgtgtgtcctgcaccagatgagTCCAAAAGCAaggattacatttccctacctgcatgagtgtgcctgtgcatgtgtttgggactaataaatgcatctaatAATTTCCCTAGTACTTAGTCTAGTTCCCTAgtacttagtctatagggtttttatattgtgttttatttacattgtacatATTGGATTATTTATATAATGCACtggttgctggttgtacatccttgaaggataataaagattttcttttatggacaactttagttaatcacaagctgcacaaaccaagcaagagcagcagaggaacccagcagccagcagggggcagcctcaggacatcacatggaaacaagcaaCAAAAGACTGCTTGGAAATTAAGCAGCAAAGATCcagggatttgttgttgttgtacattAGTGCAGTAGTGAGGCCTCACCTGGTCTGTGCATGAAGTGGAATTCAACCTGAGAAGCTAAACTTGAATGAGGACAtccagagggggacagagagacagctcaccttcaaagtaaaagttcaggaggccggaggtttgatttgattaatgagtACTCCTTGTGCTAGTTGATGTGAAcaatatgttatttatttgataaccgaatataaactagaaggttttgcatgaattttcagaattatattaaattaaatgggtCCCACACCgagattcttgtaaggcgtcagaAGCCAAGGTTGTGAACTACTGGTTTATTctctaaaaatagttttttaaggcatgttaaatcatccagtatctaaaatgcAATGGTTTTCTCTGCAATGTTTATCAAAAGaagcatagaatgacacagacacagaaacacgcacaataatttgtccatcttcttaatGTGCATAGTTTCTCATGTGAACGAGTAGATGATGTGGCCTAGGCAGTAGAGTGATcattcttcaacaagaaggtttgTGGTTCAATTCCCACTAATCcctatctgcatgccgaagtgtccttggcgaGACACTGAACCCTTAAAATTGGCAGGGCTTCAACCACCTATTCATTGCACACTTTCTTACACTAtgtacattttcaaacaaaataaataaataatctctaTAAGTAGTTTACTGCgcaggatttattttatttttattttattttattaatttgattacattttttaaatttttttaatttaattttaatctatatatatctaaacCAATGCCTAACCATTTAGTAACACATTTATCTTCCTTACTTTGTTAATGTATTATTTTCCTTGTGTCTATATtgtatctttatatattttgacttttgacAGGTTTTCTACTCTGCCCTTTTGCTGTGGATACATGAGATATACTCTTTTtagaatatttttcaaaaacaaaacattgtgcaccataaatatatttttcttgtgACACGGTCATAGGAAACATTATCCAACAATGCTCGTTATCAATACTAACCTTTATAAACCTTTTGAAGCTAAACTGCGGCAGCACATCCTCGCCGCAGAGGGCGCTGCCTGTCCCCGCGCCTCGGCAGCGGTGGCGAAGCAGAGTTGAAAGTTCGCAGCTGGGCGGCCGTGCTGGAGAAAATCTCGAGACTTCCgagagaaagatggatgaaAATCAAGATTTCGCTGCTGAGTTACAAGACAGCAAGGCCGCGTACGTGCTCAGTAATGTCGCTGAAGTGGTGGAACGGATTCTGACCTTCTTACCGACTAAATCTCTGCTCCGGATCGCAAGGTAACCGGAAATGTGACGTTAGCTAATGCTAATGGCAGCGCTAGGGGAAGTGAAACTATGTTTGCAGACACCAGGAGAGCATATGAGTCAGTTTATCTGGTCTTTGTGCATTTTAGGCGCTttgtagtgtttttttattgtgtattcttgacagaaacatgagctGGTTAACTTTGCGGTTCAAGATTTTGTTTGGCTAGCAGCTGGAGCTAAGTTTGTTCGTGGTTCTCCTCAGTGTCTGCAGGCTGTGGAGAAACTGTGCCCGCAGGGTGCTGAGGACCCAGCAGCATCTCACCTGGGTGTCCGCCCTGGGACCGTCCGACACTGAGGTGCATGCCCTCTGCAGCATCCtggctcaggaggtggaggtAAATACACTGAGAGAGGGCTGCTCTGGACTGTAACTCCAGAGAAGACAGTGTGTCGGGAAACTTATTTTATCATAATGTATCCTGGTAGTAATTATTGGATGAAATACTTAACCAAAATCATTATGTAAGAGAAACGTTTGAGCTTGAGCAGCATGTTTATATgatgttttacattatttgaaTCAGTAGCCTTTCAGTCACGGTGATGCTAAATCAGGAGCCATTAATAACCCTGAACAACACAATGTTGTTCATTGTTGGGGCCATGTTTTCTGCAGTCATGTTCAAAGATCACGCCTGTTCAGTTTGTTGACACCCTTATAACACCTGTTTCTTGATACTTCCTATTCACAGAACGTGTTTCTCCTGCCTAAAACCGTCTTAGCGATGGTAGACTGTGAGGCTTTTACTGGACAAGCTTATTGCTACAGACAGAGTAAAGGTTGgtatttaacaatttaaatatataatatataataatattatataaattttAGTCGTAACTAAGGATGTTAACATCTAAATGCTGTGGCTATACAGGCTACATTGTCATATGTCATATTGAAGCACTGAGGGTGACTTACATAATGTTATTTACATGGGCTTGGAAATAAATCTATTAAGCAGTTAAATATAACACACATTTCAGGAAAATTGATCAATGTAAACAGAATCAGTTAAGTCAGCTGCAGAGCTGGTTGTATTATGATGCTGGTTGATTTGATGTACTCTTGTGTATGGTAGCCATTATTTTCAGGAGTAATCATGTTAAATAAACCTTGACCCCATCACTTAAAACAAGGTGGGACACGACAAGTTGGACATTTGCTTGTAGTTAAACTAGTAGGTTTATTTTAGTGGGAAAGAATTGGTAGCATTGTGTGACGTAATAGAACACCTTTTGTATAGCTTCAGTTTTGCTTTTTTATAAACTTGTTGTATTGGTTTTCATAACCATCTtcatgaattttttatttactgtgtttgtATTCAATGGAAATTTATAttctggaaaaagaaagaaaagtagatTTAATGTCTCATTGCTAAACAAAACGTGCTCAGCAggtacatttatttcaaaatgtactACTCCAGAGATATTTTTGAATTcctgaaatatgtttaatttatgaTTTGAAATGTTCAGAATATAACACATTGACCTTATTCATTAACTCTTTTCCCCTCAACTTCTCTGAAGCAAAAAAGACTCGCAACAGTCCAGACACAGTCGAAGAAATGAACCTGCTCTTCCCCAAAGGCTGTGACATTATGGGCATTGCTACACCAGGAATAGTCTGTAAGTGTTCTCCTCTTATTCTGTCTCTCTTATTTTCTTCCATAAAAAATATGTACTTCTAAATCCACATACAGAGAGTCATTGAACCCATTACTAACATTAAATGTTTCTTAAATGAGCTTCAGATTTTGTGGTGGTACATGTTTGTGATCCTATCCTGTTGAACTATTTAGAATCtctaaaaataataagaaataagCCAGGTGTTGAGATCAGCTAGGAGGCGTAGATCACCTTTCAGCAACAGAGACTCTACATTAATCCCCCATGCTACTGCTGCCTTGTTGGAAAGCCCCAGCAGTGGCTGGCACTTCCCTGCCGCTGCCACTGATAGATTGCCTTGTCTGCACGGTGCTGTGCTCCCCATTTCTCCATATAATCACAACCCTCAGGAGAAGCGACTCTCCATCAGCATGTTCTCGTTCCTCAAGATGATAGCTTATCAGGCTCCTGTCGTCTATCAGGTTTTATGGCAGCCGTGGCGGTTTGTGATAACACTCATTTTGTGGTATTGCAGTTTAGGGTCAGCGCAGGGTCATCACGTAAATCGAATTCAATTGAATTAAACCTTTGATTGAATAGGATTGAACCTATAGATTTGTTGTAATAGATTTTCCAAATAGCCTCGAGTACATCTAATCATTTATGCACAATGCGTGTGAGGCTGCACagtattaaaaatattatttatgattCACCTGCACACGTATTTCTGCATAATCCTTTATGAATTCCATAACCTGAAACATGGTGTAGGATAAATTACGTTATACTGT comes from Platichthys flesus chromosome 1, fPlaFle2.1, whole genome shotgun sequence and encodes:
- the ddx28 gene encoding probable ATP-dependent RNA helicase DDX28, translating into MYALTKRISSRWSAMTQCVKVASVALCSGRISSPQLLAARCRVVCSVAHARFCRTASSEEIAVIRVPRSMQKLVDSVKQTRSKNKISTIRAGKLLIRSRNPDLNQSAGYQLGKFEQPRLCSKGWKHPKSFGDYFTINNTRTVAPCVTVQDDAEQKESVTFNNLHLCRELVEALHGVNITHPTTVQQQTIPKVMMGHNILCAAETGSGKTLTYLLPAIHRLQVEKESQVYAGSLHKIHTLVLVPSRELAEQVAAVCRTLCAPFGLLTRTLGGGRGVGNIKVVFKNNHPDILVATPGALVKALRRRCLDFGELSFFVVDEADTMFDPSFSEMLESILSYANIASNPKQAKGPGRKAQLLVVGATFPGGVGEVLSKVTDLGSMVVIKSKMLHFLMPHVKQTFLKVKGEDKVLELHQALKLLQQDKGGGAVLVFCNKSATVNWLGYSLEEMGVKHLRLQGEMPAAVRAGIFHSFQKGAVDVLICTDIASRGLDTSRVRLVVNYDFPESHTDYIHRAGRVGRAGGVEDGEVLSLVTHPWDVELVQKIETAARRRTTLPGMNSEINEPKSEVIELQE